One window of the Flavobacteriaceae bacterium YJPT1-3 genome contains the following:
- a CDS encoding FAD-dependent oxidoreductase yields MERSYWETQSWFSGIDFTIVGSGLVGLFCALELKTLHPKANVLVIERGVLPSGASTKNAGFACYGSASELLDDLKHHSEEEVQQLVAQRYQGLKTLRETLGDQVIGYEQRGGFEVFEETQTELLEDCLQALPRLNALLKPVFGRSVFKKTSNQQGFARVSSQLLLHMEEGQLHTGKMMQALVQQCAQRGVRLLHGIELLSYDEDSSAVHLRTSEGDFKTNRLLIATNGFARTLGITEVQPARAQVLITKPLAQLPFRGTYHWDRGYYYFRDIDQRILLGGGRNLDFEGEETDQMEVTQRIQQRLESLLHEVILPGTPFEIEQRWSGIMGVGAQKKPIIKCLSSRVYCGVRLGGMGVALGSRVGQELASLATN; encoded by the coding sequence ATGGAACGATCGTATTGGGAAACACAATCCTGGTTCAGTGGCATTGACTTTACCATAGTCGGGAGCGGACTTGTGGGACTCTTTTGTGCTTTAGAATTGAAGACCTTGCACCCTAAGGCCAACGTCCTGGTCATCGAACGAGGCGTATTGCCCTCAGGCGCGAGCACTAAGAATGCCGGCTTTGCCTGCTACGGAAGCGCTTCTGAGCTTCTTGACGATCTTAAGCACCATAGCGAAGAAGAAGTACAGCAACTGGTGGCTCAGCGCTATCAGGGACTGAAAACATTACGAGAGACTCTGGGAGATCAGGTCATTGGTTATGAACAGCGGGGAGGATTTGAAGTGTTTGAGGAAACGCAGACGGAGCTGTTGGAAGATTGCCTGCAAGCATTACCCCGTCTAAACGCCTTGTTGAAGCCCGTATTTGGCCGCTCCGTGTTCAAAAAAACAAGCAATCAACAGGGATTTGCCCGGGTCAGCTCCCAATTACTGCTACATATGGAAGAAGGTCAGCTGCACACCGGTAAAATGATGCAAGCTTTAGTTCAGCAATGCGCTCAGCGTGGCGTACGTCTACTTCATGGCATAGAGCTGCTCAGCTATGACGAAGACTCCTCGGCAGTACACCTACGCACCAGTGAAGGAGATTTCAAAACCAATCGATTGTTGATCGCGACCAATGGCTTTGCCAGAACACTTGGAATTACAGAGGTCCAACCAGCCCGGGCTCAAGTGTTGATTACCAAGCCACTTGCTCAGCTTCCCTTTCGGGGAACCTATCATTGGGACCGCGGCTACTATTATTTTCGAGATATCGATCAGCGTATTCTTCTGGGTGGAGGCCGTAATTTGGATTTTGAAGGTGAAGAAACCGATCAGATGGAAGTAACCCAGCGTATTCAGCAGCGTCTGGAATCACTTTTACATGAAGTCATACTTCCCGGAACCCCATTTGAAATAGAACAACGATGGAGCGGAATTATGGGTGTTGGAGCTCAAAAAAAGCCCATCATAAAATGCCTCTCCTCCCGCGTATATTGTGGAGTTCGCCTGGGCGGCATGGGAGTAGCCCTAGGCAGTCGGGTGGGCCAGGAATTGGCCTCATTAGCCACCAATTAG
- a CDS encoding 3-oxoacyl-ACP synthase, which yields MKKTELKQGLFDHCTAAIARRRAKIETVIQDIEESLAEETKGTAGDKHETGRAMLHIDREQAGTQLMEIERIEAVLKKIDLKQKSDYARLGSLVYTSMGTYFLSTSVGEIKWGGKSYYAIAMDAPLGKLLLGKKGGDTIPFRDQQVKITSIY from the coding sequence ATGAAAAAAACAGAACTAAAACAAGGTCTTTTTGACCACTGTACAGCCGCCATCGCCAGGCGCCGTGCAAAAATAGAAACCGTCATTCAGGACATCGAGGAATCACTGGCAGAAGAAACGAAAGGTACTGCCGGAGATAAACATGAGACCGGCCGGGCCATGTTGCACATCGATCGGGAGCAGGCCGGAACCCAATTGATGGAAATAGAACGGATTGAGGCTGTATTGAAGAAAATTGACCTGAAGCAAAAGTCGGATTATGCGCGATTAGGCAGCCTTGTTTATACCAGTATGGGGACCTACTTTCTAAGCACTTCGGTGGGCGAGATCAAATGGGGCGGGAAGTCCTATTACGCCATCGCCATGGATGCCCCATTGGGGAAATTACTGCTGGGTAAAAAAGGAGGAGATACCATACCATTTCGCGACCAACAAGTAAAAATCACCTCCATTTATTAG
- a CDS encoding ABC transporter ATP-binding protein, producing the protein MLEFRDISFQYPERSSPAVGPLSMTIAQGEHLAIVGESGCAKTTLLKLIYGIYDLDQGEILWKGQRLLGPKDQILPGAPFMKYLAQDFDLMPSISAAENLGKFLSRMDMEARQQRIEELLEVVQMSAFAKAKTSTLSGGQKQRIALARVLAKEPQLLLLDEPFSHIDHFQKSSLRRSLFAYLKKQNITVLTASHDREDVLPFADRVLVLKSGRKVALKPTQELYANPGTAYQASLLGEINEIPENWLDPKASSKAILVRPHELRIVRKAGFEVEVLATYFQGTHYLVKAQKEQRIVLFESKKAVSEGKVVKIGR; encoded by the coding sequence ATGCTCGAATTCCGGGACATCTCTTTCCAATATCCAGAGCGCTCCTCACCCGCAGTGGGGCCGCTATCTATGACTATTGCACAGGGGGAGCATCTCGCCATCGTGGGCGAAAGCGGGTGTGCCAAAACCACCCTACTCAAATTGATTTATGGCATTTACGATCTGGATCAGGGGGAGATTCTTTGGAAAGGACAGCGCCTGTTGGGTCCTAAAGATCAAATCCTGCCAGGCGCTCCTTTTATGAAGTATTTGGCTCAGGATTTCGATTTGATGCCCTCCATTTCGGCCGCAGAGAACCTGGGAAAATTTCTGTCTCGCATGGACATGGAGGCTCGCCAACAGCGTATTGAGGAATTGCTGGAGGTAGTTCAAATGTCTGCTTTCGCGAAAGCAAAAACATCCACCTTGAGCGGAGGGCAAAAACAACGCATCGCCTTAGCACGAGTGCTTGCCAAGGAACCGCAGTTATTGCTTTTGGACGAGCCCTTCAGTCACATTGATCATTTTCAAAAAAGCAGCCTAAGACGAAGTCTATTTGCCTATTTGAAGAAACAAAACATCACGGTGCTTACCGCCTCCCACGATCGCGAGGATGTGCTGCCTTTCGCCGACCGTGTCCTGGTGTTGAAATCTGGCAGAAAAGTGGCTTTGAAGCCAACCCAAGAGCTTTATGCCAATCCAGGCACTGCTTACCAGGCTTCCTTACTCGGGGAGATCAATGAAATTCCAGAAAACTGGCTGGATCCGAAGGCCTCTTCGAAGGCTATTTTAGTCCGACCCCACGAGCTGAGAATAGTGCGTAAAGCCGGTTTTGAAGTGGAAGTCCTGGCCACTTACTTTCAAGGGACCCACTATTTAGTAAAAGCTCAAAAAGAGCAAAGAATCGTACTTTTTGAGTCCAAAAAGGCCGTTTCTGAAGGAAAAGTCGTCAAAATTGGTCGATAA
- a CDS encoding prolyl oligopeptidase family serine peptidase, translating to MKKLILLSCMTMALIACKQESTTERNIAVNYPDTQKTDTLDIYFGNEVPDPYRWLEDDRSAETEDWVKRQNETTFGYLDTIPYRDELKQRLEKIWNYEKVGAPFEEGDYTYFYKNDGLQNQYVIYRYKTGEDPATATVFLDPNTFSEDGTTSLGGLAFSDNGKMAAYSISEGGSDWRKVLVMDAETKDIVEDTLVDIKFSGVSWKGNDGFFYSSYDKPKGSELSAKTDQHKLYYHKLGTSQSEDQLIYGGTPEQKHRYVGGSVSEDNRYLQISASTSTDGNKVFLIDLENPDTGMKTVQGDFDSNTYMIDNQGTTLFLVTDKDAPNKRIVKVDAANPGPEHWVDVIPETENVLSPSRGGGYLFAEYMIDAISKVYQYDYEGELVREIELPGVGSVGGFGGKKDDTESYYSFTNYKTPGSIYKFDYESGESTLYRKPQIDFDPEQYVSKQVFYTSKDGTKIPMIITHKKGLRLDGKNPTMLYGYGGFNVSLTPSFSITNAVWMEQGGVYAVPNLRGGGEYGKEWHIAGTKMQKQNVFDDFIAAAEYLIAENYTSPDYLAIRGGSNGGLLVGATMTQRPDLMKVALPAVGVMDMLRYHTFTAGAGWAYDYGTAEDSEEMFQYLKGYSPVHNVKEGVAYPATLVTTGDHDDRVVPAHSFKFAAELQEKQAGNAPVLIRIETDAGHGAGTPVSKTIEQYADIFGFTFYNMGYDVLPEKVNSPVKG from the coding sequence ATGAAAAAATTAATCCTCCTGTCCTGCATGACGATGGCTTTAATCGCCTGCAAGCAAGAATCAACTACAGAAAGAAATATTGCAGTGAATTATCCCGACACGCAAAAAACAGATACCCTCGATATTTATTTTGGCAATGAAGTACCGGATCCCTACCGTTGGTTGGAGGACGATCGCAGTGCCGAAACTGAAGATTGGGTAAAACGTCAAAACGAAACCACATTTGGTTATTTGGATACCATCCCTTATCGGGACGAGCTCAAGCAGCGCCTGGAAAAAATATGGAATTACGAAAAGGTAGGCGCTCCTTTTGAGGAAGGGGACTATACCTACTTCTACAAAAACGACGGTTTACAAAACCAGTATGTGATCTATCGCTACAAGACCGGCGAAGACCCCGCTACAGCTACGGTATTTTTGGATCCCAATACCTTCTCTGAAGACGGCACCACCTCGTTGGGCGGCCTCGCCTTTTCCGATAATGGAAAAATGGCGGCTTACAGTATTTCTGAGGGCGGAAGTGACTGGCGTAAGGTATTGGTCATGGATGCGGAAACCAAGGACATCGTAGAAGACACCCTCGTCGACATCAAATTTAGCGGAGTTTCCTGGAAAGGTAACGACGGTTTTTTTTACAGCAGCTACGACAAGCCTAAAGGCAGCGAGTTGTCAGCAAAGACCGATCAGCACAAACTGTATTATCATAAATTAGGTACTTCTCAATCTGAAGATCAGCTTATTTACGGAGGCACTCCCGAACAAAAACACCGCTATGTAGGCGGCTCTGTATCGGAGGATAACCGTTATCTCCAAATCAGTGCAAGCACATCCACTGACGGGAATAAAGTATTCTTAATTGATCTGGAGAATCCGGATACGGGCATGAAAACCGTACAGGGAGACTTCGACTCCAATACGTACATGATCGATAACCAAGGAACCACCTTATTTCTGGTCACCGATAAAGACGCGCCGAACAAGCGCATTGTCAAAGTGGATGCAGCAAATCCCGGTCCTGAACATTGGGTGGATGTTATTCCTGAGACCGAAAATGTATTAAGTCCTTCCCGCGGTGGAGGCTATCTCTTTGCCGAGTACATGATCGATGCGATCTCTAAAGTTTATCAATACGACTATGAAGGCGAATTAGTACGTGAGATCGAATTGCCCGGAGTAGGAAGCGTTGGGGGCTTTGGTGGGAAGAAAGACGATACTGAATCTTACTACTCCTTCACCAATTACAAGACTCCCGGTAGCATTTACAAATTTGACTATGAAAGTGGGGAAAGTACGCTCTACCGCAAACCGCAGATCGATTTTGACCCGGAACAATACGTGAGCAAACAAGTGTTCTACACCTCAAAGGATGGTACCAAAATCCCCATGATCATCACCCATAAGAAAGGCCTAAGGCTGGACGGAAAAAATCCGACTATGCTTTATGGCTATGGAGGATTTAATGTTAGCCTTACCCCAAGTTTTAGCATAACTAATGCCGTGTGGATGGAGCAAGGCGGAGTATACGCCGTTCCTAATTTACGGGGCGGAGGGGAATATGGGAAAGAATGGCATATCGCCGGCACCAAAATGCAAAAGCAAAATGTATTTGACGATTTTATCGCGGCCGCTGAGTATTTGATCGCTGAGAATTATACCTCTCCAGATTACCTGGCTATTCGCGGAGGGTCTAATGGCGGTCTTCTGGTGGGAGCGACCATGACCCAACGTCCTGACCTGATGAAAGTGGCACTGCCCGCCGTAGGTGTTATGGATATGTTGCGCTACCACACCTTTACCGCTGGGGCCGGCTGGGCCTATGACTATGGAACCGCAGAAGACAGTGAAGAAATGTTCCAGTATTTGAAAGGGTACTCTCCGGTGCACAATGTGAAAGAGGGAGTAGCTTATCCGGCTACCCTGGTGACCACAGGCGATCACGACGACCGCGTGGTACCGGCCCACAGTTTTAAATTCGCCGCAGAATTGCAGGAAAAACAAGCCGGGAACGCTCCGGTTTTAATACGCATTGAGACTGATGCCGGGCATGGTGCGGGAACGCCAGTGAGTAAAACCATCGAGCAATATGCTGACATCTTTGGCTTTACCTTCTACAACATGGGCTATGATGTCCTCCCGGAAAAAGTGAATAGTCCGGTCAAAGGATAA
- a CDS encoding aspartate-semialdehyde dehydrogenase gives MKVAVVGATGLVGGVMLQVLEERNLPISELIPVASARSVGKEVEFKGKSYRIHSMEEAISKRPDLALFSAGGTTSTEFAPQFAAVGTTVIDNSSAWRMDRTKKLVVPEINASQLAADDKIIANPNCSTIQLVVALAPLHRKYKIKRLVISTYQSITGTGVRAVKQLEQEYAGESGEMAYHYPIHRNAIPACDIFEENDYTKEEMKLVRETQKILDDHTIAVTATAVRIPVVGGHSESINVEFEHDFELSELKKLLHEAPGVTLQDNPETNTYPMPIYAAGKNDVFVGRIRRDHSQPNSLNLWVVSDNLRKGAATNAVQIAEYLVENNLV, from the coding sequence ATGAAAGTTGCCGTAGTAGGAGCCACCGGCCTGGTAGGCGGAGTGATGCTTCAAGTGCTTGAAGAGCGAAATCTACCCATCAGCGAATTGATCCCTGTCGCCTCAGCCCGGTCTGTGGGAAAAGAAGTTGAATTCAAGGGAAAAAGCTATCGTATTCACAGCATGGAAGAGGCGATCAGCAAACGTCCCGATCTGGCTCTTTTTTCAGCCGGTGGGACGACCTCTACAGAATTTGCGCCGCAATTTGCAGCGGTGGGCACTACAGTGATCGATAATTCTTCAGCCTGGCGTATGGATCGCACCAAAAAATTAGTGGTTCCGGAGATCAATGCTAGCCAACTCGCTGCCGACGATAAGATCATTGCCAATCCCAATTGCTCTACGATTCAGCTTGTAGTGGCCCTGGCACCACTTCACCGCAAATATAAAATCAAAAGATTGGTCATTTCTACGTACCAATCCATCACCGGCACCGGCGTCAGAGCCGTGAAACAGCTGGAGCAGGAGTATGCAGGCGAGTCTGGCGAAATGGCCTATCATTACCCCATCCACCGCAATGCAATTCCGGCCTGTGATATTTTTGAAGAGAATGACTATACCAAAGAAGAGATGAAATTGGTGCGTGAGACGCAAAAGATCCTCGATGATCACACCATCGCGGTGACCGCTACAGCGGTGCGCATACCAGTGGTTGGCGGTCATAGCGAATCAATCAATGTGGAATTTGAGCATGATTTTGAGCTTAGCGAACTAAAAAAATTACTGCACGAAGCCCCTGGAGTGACCTTGCAGGACAATCCGGAGACCAACACCTATCCGATGCCAATCTATGCAGCGGGAAAGAATGATGTCTTTGTGGGGCGTATTCGCAGAGACCACTCCCAGCCCAATTCCTTAAACTTATGGGTGGTTTCTGATAACCTTCGCAAAGGAGCGGCAACGAATGCCGTTCAAATAGCGGAATATCTGGTGGAGAATAACTTAGTATAA
- the mscL gene encoding large conductance mechanosensitive channel protein MscL — protein sequence MGFFKDFKSFLLKGDIVALATAVIVGGAFNKIVGSLVADVIMPVIGLLLGGQNVNNLFFSLDGGTYETVEAAKEAGGAIMTYGNFLQAVIDFIIIGFVIYLLLKAYEKTKKKEEEAPAKPAGPTQEELLIQIRDELKKQNK from the coding sequence ATGGGATTTTTTAAAGATTTCAAATCTTTCTTATTGAAGGGAGATATTGTTGCTTTGGCCACTGCGGTTATCGTGGGTGGTGCTTTCAACAAAATTGTAGGCTCTTTAGTGGCTGACGTCATTATGCCCGTCATTGGTCTATTGCTGGGCGGTCAAAATGTCAATAATTTGTTCTTTTCGCTGGACGGAGGAACATACGAAACCGTGGAAGCCGCTAAAGAAGCCGGCGGTGCAATCATGACCTACGGAAACTTTCTCCAGGCGGTCATCGACTTCATCATTATTGGCTTTGTGATCTATTTGTTGTTGAAAGCCTATGAAAAAACCAAGAAAAAAGAAGAAGAGGCGCCAGCCAAACCAGCCGGACCTACCCAGGAAGAATTACTGATCCAAATTCGCGATGAATTGAAAAAGCAAAATAAATAA
- the alr gene encoding alanine racemase, whose protein sequence is MAATRLEINLNALTHNFEFLKSKLSPETKTLAVVKAFGYGSDAAAVARHLENLAIDYFAVAYVSEGVALRDAGITTPILVLHPQAENLEQLIDRCLEPSLYSARIFKAFLNVAQEKEQVHYPVHLKFNTGLNRLGFWENDVNWILDRFREMPTGKQGRETLRVKSIFSHLVASEDPAEHDFTQQQIASFRNSAQDLMKGLHYTPLLHQSNTSAVINYPEAQFDMVRIGIGLYGYGNDPSITRQLQPVATLKTIISQIHQIEPGESVGYNRAYFAKAYERTATLPLGHADGISRTWGQGKGYVTIHGQKAPIIGNVCMDMLMVNISGIDCQEGDEVVVFGEGASTAALAEALGTIPYELLTAVSQRVERLILS, encoded by the coding sequence ATGGCTGCTACCCGCTTGGAAATCAATTTGAACGCACTCACCCACAATTTTGAATTTTTAAAATCTAAGCTGAGCCCAGAAACTAAAACGTTGGCTGTGGTTAAGGCCTTTGGCTATGGAAGTGATGCCGCTGCGGTAGCCCGACATTTGGAAAATTTGGCCATTGACTATTTTGCGGTGGCCTATGTTTCTGAAGGGGTGGCCCTCCGAGATGCTGGCATTACCACCCCTATCCTGGTGTTGCATCCACAGGCAGAAAATCTGGAGCAGCTTATCGATCGTTGTTTGGAGCCCAGCCTGTACAGTGCTCGAATTTTTAAAGCATTTCTCAACGTAGCTCAGGAAAAAGAACAAGTGCATTATCCGGTACACCTCAAGTTCAATACGGGGCTGAACCGCCTGGGTTTTTGGGAAAATGACGTCAATTGGATCTTGGATCGCTTTCGCGAAATGCCTACCGGAAAGCAAGGAAGGGAAACGCTACGGGTAAAATCTATTTTTTCCCATTTGGTCGCTAGTGAAGACCCGGCAGAACATGACTTTACCCAACAACAAATCGCTAGTTTTCGTAATTCTGCTCAAGACCTTATGAAAGGCCTGCATTACACCCCTCTTTTACACCAAAGCAATACCTCAGCGGTGATCAATTATCCGGAGGCGCAGTTTGACATGGTCCGCATTGGCATTGGACTTTATGGATATGGCAATGACCCTAGTATCACCAGGCAGCTTCAACCAGTGGCTACGCTAAAGACCATCATTTCTCAGATTCATCAAATCGAACCCGGGGAAAGCGTAGGCTACAATCGCGCTTATTTTGCCAAAGCTTACGAACGTACGGCCACCTTACCGCTGGGCCATGCCGATGGCATCTCGCGCACCTGGGGCCAGGGTAAAGGATACGTAACGATACACGGGCAAAAGGCACCCATCATCGGCAATGTATGCATGGACATGCTCATGGTTAACATCAGCGGCATTGATTGCCAGGAGGGTGATGAGGTGGTTGTTTTTGGTGAAGGTGCATCTACTGCAGCACTTGCCGAGGCCTTAGGAACCATTCCTTACGAATTGCTGACCGCTGTCTCTCAACGGGTCGAACGCCTAATTCTCTCCTGA
- a CDS encoding thymidine kinase — MFLENTVNHKEQFGWIEVICGSMFSGKTEELIRRLKRAKFARQQVEIFKPAIDRRYDEDMVVSHDANEIRSTPVPAAANIPILADDCDVVGIDEAQFFDDEIVKVCNDLANRGVRVIVAGLDMDFKGNPFGPMPALMATAEYVTKVHAVCTRTGNLAQYSYRKSSSDNLVLLGEKEEYEPLSRAAYYKAMLRERLRSMDVNAPEEVTPVRKKLDQ, encoded by the coding sequence ATGTTTCTCGAAAACACCGTTAATCACAAAGAGCAGTTTGGATGGATTGAGGTCATCTGTGGCTCGATGTTCTCGGGAAAAACAGAAGAATTGATCCGCCGACTCAAAAGAGCCAAGTTTGCCCGCCAGCAGGTAGAGATCTTTAAACCCGCCATTGATCGTCGCTATGATGAAGATATGGTGGTCTCTCATGACGCCAACGAAATCCGCTCTACCCCTGTGCCCGCTGCAGCGAACATCCCCATACTTGCCGATGATTGTGATGTAGTGGGAATTGATGAAGCCCAATTCTTTGACGATGAAATTGTTAAGGTATGTAATGACCTGGCCAATCGCGGAGTGCGTGTAATCGTTGCCGGCTTAGACATGGATTTTAAAGGCAACCCCTTCGGCCCCATGCCGGCGTTGATGGCCACGGCAGAATATGTGACCAAGGTACACGCCGTCTGCACCAGGACCGGAAACCTGGCGCAGTACAGTTATCGAAAAAGTTCAAGCGACAATCTCGTTCTTTTGGGAGAAAAAGAAGAGTATGAACCCTTGAGTAGGGCGGCCTACTATAAGGCCATGCTCCGAGAACGCCTACGCAGCATGGATGTCAATGCTCCGGAAGAAGTGACTCCTGTTCGTAAGAAACTAGACCAATAA
- a CDS encoding DoxX family protein encodes MKINRIIYWTATLLFCGLMLYSASFYLMDTPTVENLFEEYGYPGYLVLPLALAKIQGVLMLLLRKPAWLTEWAYAGFAFDIVLAFFVHFQADEDTTTTLVALILLLISYFFGKSVRPLYG; translated from the coding sequence ATGAAGATCAACCGCATCATTTATTGGACAGCAACCCTCTTATTCTGCGGTCTGATGCTGTATTCTGCCTCTTTTTATTTGATGGACACCCCAACCGTAGAAAATCTTTTCGAAGAATACGGATATCCGGGATACCTGGTGCTGCCGTTAGCCCTAGCCAAGATTCAGGGCGTACTCATGCTTTTGTTGCGCAAACCGGCCTGGCTCACCGAATGGGCCTATGCAGGATTTGCTTTTGATATTGTGCTGGCGTTTTTCGTGCATTTTCAAGCTGATGAAGACACCACCACCACGCTAGTCGCTTTAATACTGTTGTTAATTTCCTATTTCTTCGGAAAAAGTGTTCGCCCGCTCTATGGCTAA
- the rsmI gene encoding 16S rRNA (cytidine(1402)-2'-O)-methyltransferase encodes MAKLYVVPTPIGNLSDMTYRAVEVLKTVDVILAEDTRTSGKLLKHFDVKTPMQSYHMHNEHQVVDKWVDRMEQGQILALISDAGTPAISDPGFLLVRACVERNLAVDCLPGATAFVPALVNSGIPCDRFIFEGFLPVKKGRQTRLLALAEESRTIVLYESPHKLLKTLGQLITYFGADRTASISREISKMHEETRRGSLHELLQYFEKQPPKGEFVLVIKGQ; translated from the coding sequence ATGGCTAAATTGTACGTAGTGCCCACGCCTATCGGAAATTTGAGCGATATGACCTATCGAGCGGTGGAGGTGTTGAAAACGGTCGATGTGATACTGGCTGAAGATACCAGAACCAGCGGAAAGTTACTCAAGCACTTTGATGTGAAGACACCCATGCAGTCGTACCACATGCATAATGAGCATCAGGTGGTCGATAAATGGGTTGACCGTATGGAGCAAGGGCAGATTTTAGCGTTGATAAGCGATGCCGGAACCCCGGCCATAAGCGATCCGGGCTTTCTGCTCGTACGTGCTTGTGTAGAACGAAATCTGGCGGTCGATTGTCTTCCGGGTGCTACGGCTTTCGTCCCCGCCCTGGTCAATAGCGGAATTCCTTGTGATCGTTTTATTTTTGAAGGCTTTTTGCCTGTAAAGAAAGGCCGTCAAACGCGATTACTGGCACTGGCAGAAGAGTCCAGAACGATCGTGCTCTACGAGTCTCCTCACAAACTATTAAAGACTCTGGGTCAGCTCATTACCTATTTTGGAGCGGATCGAACAGCCTCTATTTCTCGAGAGATTTCAAAAATGCATGAGGAAACCAGACGAGGCAGCCTACACGAACTGCTGCAATATTTTGAAAAACAACCTCCTAAAGGTGAATTTGTACTGGTAATTAAGGGCCAGTAA